TAACATATGCTTGTCAGATTGAGTGTTCATGATCAAATTCCTGAGTTGAGAGTATAGTGGATCAACGCCACCGCTGTATTTACTCTACGCTCAGCCAGACAGCGAAAAGTCAGATGAAATTAACGAATTTGTAAGAAATTTGTAAAAGCGTGGATACACACCCAATAATTCTGTCCTGCCACAATCAGACATCACGTCTGATGGCACAGCTCAATCCATCGTTCTATTCCCGCGCTTCGGTACTTATGCCGATTGATCACCAGATATAGCTGTCGACTGAAATCCCGTCCTGCAACCCGCAACGGCACCAGCGTCCCCAGTTCAAAAGACTCCCGCAGGGCAATACTCGATAAACAACCGATCCCCAGGCCTTCTGCTACGGCCCGTTTAATCGATTCTGCATGCTCCAGTTCCAACAGAACATTCAGACCCGATAATAACCCATGCAGCGCCCAGTCAAACGCTTGCCGGGTGCCTGACCCCTGCTCACGAAGAATCCAGCTAGCCGACAGCAGATCAGTATCACTGAGTTGCTGCTTACCGGCCAGCGGATGATCAGGCGCACAAAACACTTCTAACTGATCTTGTCGCCAGGGTACCACCTCAAGGTCAGGATGCTGAATCTCCCCCTCAACCAGACCAATATCCAGATCAAAATTAATCAACCGGGCCACGATAGCCGAAGTATTAGCTACCTGAAGGTCGAGCTTTGCTTTCGGCTGTTCATCCAGGTAGCGCGCAATTAAACCCATCGCCAGATAATTACCAATCGTCATCGTGGCACCGATCTTCAGCTGCCCTACCACCTGATGCTGAGCCATCTCTAACTCCAGGCTCTGCGCACGCTCTAACAATGCTTCCGCTCTGGGGCGCAATAACCGGCCCAGCTCGTTAATTTTTAACCGTTTACCCGCCCGATCAAACAGCTGTATATCAAACTGATCTTCCAGATCCCGCAACGCACCGCTAGCCGCCGACTGCGACATCGACAAGCTGTCCGCCGCACGGGTGATATTGTCAAAATGAGCGACCGCTAAAAACACTTCCAGTTGGCGCAGGGTATATTTCATTATCTGTTTTTCCGATTATATTTATCCGAATAATCGTCTTTAACAATATAGTACACCAGCCTACTATGCACTTAAGGAATAGGCAGTCGTTTTAACGCCTGAATAAACCCATGACGCAGTCTAATATTTTTTGAGGTAGTTCCATGTCAAACATCGGTCACGAAGAAGTGCTCAGCGTACATCACTGGAACGATAGCCTGTTCAGCTTTACCACAAGCCGCGATCCGGGGTTCCGTTTCAAGAATGGACACTTTACACTGATCGGCCTGGAGCACGAAGGTCGTCCATTGATGCGTGCCTACAGCATCGCCAGTGCTAACCATGAAGATCAGCTGGAATTTTTCAGCATCAAGGTACAGGACGGTCCGCTGACCTCAAAACTCCAAAACATCCAGGTGGGCGATCAGATTCTGATTAGCCGTAAGCCGACAGGCACGCTGATCAACGATAACCTGCTCCCCGGCAAGCATCTCTACTTAATCAGCACCGGTACAGGTTTAGCTCCGTTTATGAGCATTATTAAAGACCCGGAGATTTATGAGCAATACGACAAAGTCATCCTGACTCACGGGGTTCGCCAATTATCAGAACTGGCCTATGCCGATGTAATTCAGGATCATCTCCCCGATAACGAATATCTTGGCGATATGATCAGCGATAAACTGATCTACTATCCAACCGTCACCCGGGAACCTTTTCGCAATCAGGGCCGACTAACCGATCTGATCACCTCCGGAAAACTGACCGGTGATCTGGGGCTTCCGGCGCTGAGCACTGAGAACGACCGATTTATGATCTGCGGTAGCCCCAGCATGCTGAAAGACACCACCCGGATTTTGGACGAAATGGGCTTTAGTGAAGCACGACGGGGGGATTTAGGGCACTACGTTATCGAGAGAGCATTCGTAGAACGCTGATAAGCCCTTTTTTTTAATGATATTTCACTAATCGCATTGACCGCTCGAAAACGAGACGTATAATACGCTCCACGTTTGTGCCAGTGTGATGGAATTGGTAGACATAGGGGATTCAAAATCCCCCGCCCTTAAAAGCGTGCCGGTTCGAGTCCGGCCACTGGTACCATGAACGTTTTAGAGAAAGCCTCGCTATTATAGTGGGGCTTTTTTGTGCCTGAAATTTGGGTAAGTAAATCAGACATAGGGGATTCACTTTCCAGAAAGTCTTTGCCCGCCCTTAAAAGCGTGCCGGTTCAAGATCCTGATTCAGGGGCCACTGGTACCATGAACGTAATTCGATCAAGCCTTGCTTCTTAGCAGGGCTTTTTTGTACCTGACGTTTGGGTAGGAAACACATAGGGGATTCACTTTCAAAAAGATCTCAGCCCGCCCTTAAAAGCGTGCCGGTTCAAGATCCTGAATCAG
The genomic region above belongs to Amphritea japonica ATCC BAA-1530 and contains:
- a CDS encoding LysR family transcriptional regulator, producing MKYTLRQLEVFLAVAHFDNITRAADSLSMSQSAASGALRDLEDQFDIQLFDRAGKRLKINELGRLLRPRAEALLERAQSLELEMAQHQVVGQLKIGATMTIGNYLAMGLIARYLDEQPKAKLDLQVANTSAIVARLINFDLDIGLVEGEIQHPDLEVVPWRQDQLEVFCAPDHPLAGKQQLSDTDLLSASWILREQGSGTRQAFDWALHGLLSGLNVLLELEHAESIKRAVAEGLGIGCLSSIALRESFELGTLVPLRVAGRDFSRQLYLVINRHKYRSAGIERWIELCHQT
- a CDS encoding ferredoxin--NADP reductase, with the translated sequence MSNIGHEEVLSVHHWNDSLFSFTTSRDPGFRFKNGHFTLIGLEHEGRPLMRAYSIASANHEDQLEFFSIKVQDGPLTSKLQNIQVGDQILISRKPTGTLINDNLLPGKHLYLISTGTGLAPFMSIIKDPEIYEQYDKVILTHGVRQLSELAYADVIQDHLPDNEYLGDMISDKLIYYPTVTREPFRNQGRLTDLITSGKLTGDLGLPALSTENDRFMICGSPSMLKDTTRILDEMGFSEARRGDLGHYVIERAFVER